Proteins from a genomic interval of Zingiber officinale cultivar Zhangliang chromosome 1B, Zo_v1.1, whole genome shotgun sequence:
- the LOC122043225 gene encoding RING-H2 finger protein ATL38-like, protein MATTRCHRRQTSAAGWGTIVGKLFLLALLMPVAPLTTARRAPPPLDLDGQVAEDNPSMITAVMISVSALLLIGILTVLIRQFVVMDQRVSAAESAVALREEGLPGLSPEMIGMFPTMTYEEAKAVREGSDTLECAVCISEFEEEEVIRLLPGCCHVFHTECIDAWLADHATCPVCRADLVAAAGDLITEDHHSAPSVAASTIISVPDLPGNHDTVVETASTWSDPAAAPADLARTESEKQDESTRPTTLPRSLSSGNSRARSEPIPSVDRYTLRLPEHVRRQLFTAASFPRSASCAVVFPTVGTSSSQTGGISRWMLSLRRGWSERWSPSFLQPLSMAFPPWKRSDSGESSGKKREVDGSTRRRRRLPSVRGSFDWLINGFGGRGSAASADDRPRP, encoded by the coding sequence ATGGCGACGACGCGATGCCACCGCCGTCAGACGTCCGCCGCCGGCTGGGGGACTATCGTGGGCAAGCTTTTTCTCCTCGCGCTTCTTATGCCCGTTGCTCCTCTGACCACAGCCCGCAGAGCCCCGCCGCCCCTTGATCTGGACGGCCAAGTCGCCGAGGACAACCCCTCCATGATCACCGCCGTTATGATCTCCGTCTCCGCCCTCTTACTTATCGGCATCCTCACTGTCTTAATTCGCCAGTTCGTCGTCATGGACCAGCGTGTCTCCGCCGCCGAGTCAGCTGTGGCTCTACGGGAGGAGGGCTTGCCGGGGCTGAGCCCGGAAATGATCGGCATGTTCCCGACGATGACTTACGAGGAGGCTAAAGCTGTAAGGGAGGGCTCCGACACACTGGAGTGCGCTGTGTGCATCAGCGAGTTCGAGGAGGAGGAGGTGATCCGCCTCCTCCCCGGTTGTTGCCATGTGTTCCACACGGAATGCATCGACGCTTGGCTCGCCGACCACGCCACATGCCCCGTATGCCGCGCCGATCTCGTCGCCGCCGCTGGAGACTTGATTACCGAGGACCACCATTCGGCCCCTTCCGTCGCCGCCTCAACTATCATTTCGGTTCCCGATCTGCCCGGAAATCACGACACCGTTGTCGAAACCGCCTCTACGTGGTCGGATCCGGCGGCAGCGCCGGCCGATTTAGCCAGGACCGAAAGCGAGAAGCAGGACGAATCGACGCGTCCAACAACGCTGCCGCGTTCTCTCTCCTCAGGGAACTCAAGGGCGCGGTCGGAGCCGATCCCGAGCGTGGATCGCTACACGCTGCGGCTTCCGGAGCACGTCCGAAGGCAGTTATTCACCGCTGCGTCTTTCCCCCGCTCCGCCAGTTGCGCCGTCGTCTTTCCGACCGTCGGAACCTCGAGCTCTCAGACGGGGGGGATCAGCCGGTGGATGTTGAGCTTGCGGCGAGGTTGGTCGGAACGGTGGTCACCTTCATTCCTGCAACCGCTGTCTATGGCGTTTCCTCCGTGGAAAAGGAGTGACAGCGGGGAGTCGTCGGGTAAGAAGAGGGAGGTGGACGGATCcacgaggagaaggaggaggttaCCGTCCGTGAGGGGCTCCTTCGACTGGCTCATCAACGGGTTCGGTGGAAGGGGAAGCGCCGCCTCGGCGGACGACCGCCCGCGGCCTTAG